DNA sequence from the Vicia villosa cultivar HV-30 ecotype Madison, WI linkage group LG3, Vvil1.0, whole genome shotgun sequence genome:
TAAAATTTAGGCAACTCGGGTAACAGCTGCATGGATTGCATCCGCCAGATGTGGGACTGTTCTGGAGCTCAAACCAGCCATGCTAATCCTCCTGCACAATAACAGTGTATGTCTAGTCAAAAACAAATGATTACACAAGAGTTTCTTCACACTTGACTGGAACATAAAGAAACATAAGAGAATGTGCATCATACTCGAACTCATTGAATAAGTCAGAAATAAAATCCTCTTACCCATCAGAAGTCATGTAGATATGATACTCTTTAGTCATGAAGGAAACTTGCTCAGGATTCAATCCTGTGAAAGTAAACATTCCAATCTGCTTGATAATGTGACTCCAATCACCTGGTGTACCTGTTTGTTCAATTAATCGAGAGATAAGTACAACTGAAATATACAGTTAATGGATACGAAATCCTTGAAAGACTATTGTAGGAAAAGATAAACTAAGATAAGAAGGAATAAAAGAATGAGCAGACAAACAAGAACTTCTTGAATATGGTGCAACATCAATGTTTCCATTCTATCCTATTTTTCCTATCATACTGCATTAGATACCAGTTCTAACAGAACCACCAGGAATTGACAAGCCAGGTGAATTGTAAAAGATACTTGGAAAAAACCAACCTCTAGCACGTAAAGCATCGAAAAGTTGTTGGCGCATACTGATAATGCGATCAGCCATTGCCTTCAATTCAATAGTCCAGTCATTGTACAAATCCCTGAAAGAGAAGCAAAACTGATAAGAAGCAAGCAGTGAGAAAGAACAAAATAACAGCCAAAAACAAATCCATGTTTCCTAGTCTAACAAAGGAAAGAGGAAGAATCTTGGCTCGCTACCGGTCCTTGAGAATGGCAGCCACGATGGATGCACCGTGAATGGGAGGACTTGAGTACATGGGCCTAATCACAAGTTTCAGCTGGCTCTCAACCCTGCTTGCAACATCAGCTGACTTGCTGACCTGGGAATGATTTGTTGAGGAAAAGGAAAATCAGGGAAACTCAAAAAACACATGTAACTTATGGCAAACctttgtatataaaaaatataagtttAAGAATCACATTATTTGTGCTAAAATGATAGCAAGATTCAAATCATAATCAGGGGGGAAAACAGATTGAATAGGGCGAAATCCAACCCATGCTTAATGAACATTAATGATGAAACCCATAAAATTATCTTCACTTAATGTTTTGAAATGCTTACAATATTCAAGGCACCAACACGTTCACCATAAAGACCCATGTTCTTTGCATAACTCTGGGCTGCCAGCAATTCACCACCATCAGCAACAAACAAACGAATAGGCTGTGCATCTGCATCTAGACTTCCACTGGCAAAACCCtgttaaataaaaatagacaTAGCTTAAAAAGAGTTTTCGATAAGAGAGCGGACATTTGAGACGGTAAAATATTACTTTATCAAGCACGCATTATGCCAAGAAATGGGAAGCTTCAGGATTCAAGAGATTTGAAGCGGTTGGATTTGTgattttgaattaaatatttgtaGAATTATGTCGACACACAAATTTCTCAATAATAGAAAGCAAAAAGCACTATGTCAGTTAAATGCAAAAATGCTTGCCTGATAAGCACTGTCAAAGAAAGGCAATAGAGATTTTGATCTTATGAGCTGTCTAATCTGCTCCCACTGTTCAAGTGTTGGATCAACACCCGTGGGGTTGTGTGCGCATGCATGTAGCAAAACAACAGATCCAGATGGGGCAGAACCAAGATCCTCTAGAAGTCCTATAAGgaacaaggaaataaaaaaatattaaataaaatctaaCTATGTTATTGAATATTTATCATGATGGATGTTGGGACACACATGAATATTGATACAAATTAGAAATTAAGGAATAGCTTTCCACAGGTTGATACAATAATTCTAACCTTGGAAGTCAAGCCCCCGTGTTGCTGGAGCATAGTAGCGATATGTTTTGACAGTTAAACCTGCCAAGGAAAAAATCTTTGTATGATTTCCCCAAGTAGGTAGTGGCAAGTATATAATCCGCTGAAAAGATCAATGCAATCAAAACAAGGTAAGCCCAACGATACACACAGCAATATCAGTCAAAAGTTATAGAGGGGAGAAAAAAATTAAGGACGTAGCACTTTACTTGGTGATAGTGCTTAGCCAAAAATTCACCCCCAACTCTTAAAGAACCAGTACCGGATAAGCCTTGAACAGTGCTAACCCTGTTCGCTTGAATAGCAGGGCTATATTCAAAAGAGTTAGCAAAACAACAGTTAGGAACAGAGTGGTAAGAAGAATATTTACATACAAGAAATGACAGATTAACCAAGAAAAGTTAAAATTATAACATCAAGTTTCAATTGTTAACCTGTCTGCACCAAAAATAAGCTTGGCACTCAATTTGTTAAAATCAGCTAGCCCAACAATTGGAATATACTCCTTATTGCGTGACCTGAAAACAATGTAGAACGGAACTTTATATAAAACTCAAATAAATGTTACTCTTTGGAAatgagcaaaaaaaaaaaaaagcatagtGAATCAGGTACTAACAAGTCGTTCAACAGTTGGTGTTCAACTCGCCTCACTACATCCAACACAAGGGGTTTACCTTCCTGATAAATAGAACAAATGATAGTATTAGTATAATTCACAAGTCACAAGGAATATGTAGAATTTCAAAACTTGTCTTACAACTTTAATTGACCTTTTCATTGTTCATCAACTCATTATGCCTTAACATGCATTTTCAGTGGCCAAATTATGCAAATGATGATTATGTATTTGTACTACTACCTCTGTTTGAAAATTTGTAGTGGTGTTTTCTTAACCAGATTAAAAAATAcattgaagttgtaaaagaaacatatatatttttactaAACTAACCCTATTAAGTATTAACTATTGATAAGTTTCAACATCATAAATATGCCAAGCAAAATACAATAGAAttgaaaaaatgaattaattctatcttgaaaaatgatttttttttttcaaatgacattcactttaaaatatttttttattaaagtgaAACTCATTGTAAAACTGAAACGGATAGagtatataaatacatacattaCATATCTTCATGTGATTTAAATTCAAACACCTATACATGTGATTTAAATTCAAACACCTATACATGTGATTCACATTCAATTTTTTCCAGTTTTCAAATTATCATCTGTGTTGATATTTAACTGATGGTGTGTGGATGATTCATTGTCCCAAATAATGAAGAACTATAGTCGAAAAGAAATATGAGCCTAACCTCAGTTCGGTAAGCACCAACCCCCAAATTGAGCTTAATAGGACTTTGATCTTTGTTGTAAGCAACAGTTACCTATTTTTTCAACacacaaaagaaaaaatattaaaaaaacaaagagGTAAGATAACAGAGCAATCATCAGGTCACTATCAAATTTGCCTAAGCTTCGCAAGTCACAACGCAACAAAAACAATTCTAATACGTAACATACCAGAACCATCATCATCAGAAACGTGACGCTATGAAATTCAAATcgtaaacaaaatcaaaatactaCAAGGAATCGATCAATCataatctcaaataaataaacaataactGAAACGAATTAATAAAATTACAGAATCGGTTTAATCGAAGTTGAGCAAATAAGATCGATCACGATCTAAATCAGATGTAAAATTCGGATGATCAAAAAGCATAAATAAATTGCGATCCGATGATCGaatagaaagagaagaagaatagTTACCCCGAGGATAGGATCTTCGGGAGCTTGAACGATGTGAGCGAAAACGGAATCAGAAGAAGCGGTTGGAGAAGGAGAAATGTTAGAAGCCATTTGA
Encoded proteins:
- the LOC131660041 gene encoding aspartate aminotransferase 1; translated protein: MRPPVILEPSTTFSPSYSSPTDRRLNTLARHLSDFPDQNQMASNISPSPTASSDSVFAHIVQAPEDPILGVTVAYNKDQSPIKLNLGVGAYRTEEGKPLVLDVVRRVEHQLLNDLSRNKEYIPIVGLADFNKLSAKLIFGADSPAIQANRVSTVQGLSGTGSLRVGGEFLAKHYHQRIIYLPLPTWGNHTKIFSLAGLTVKTYRYYAPATRGLDFQGLLEDLGSAPSGSVVLLHACAHNPTGVDPTLEQWEQIRQLIRSKSLLPFFDSAYQGFASGSLDADAQPIRLFVADGGELLAAQSYAKNMGLYGERVGALNIVSKSADVASRVESQLKLVIRPMYSSPPIHGASIVAAILKDRDLYNDWTIELKAMADRIISMRQQLFDALRARGTPGDWSHIIKQIGMFTFTGLNPEQVSFMTKEYHIYMTSDGRISMAGLSSRTVPHLADAIHAAVTRVA